A region from the Azospirillaceae bacterium genome encodes:
- a CDS encoding glycosyltransferase translates to MHFAAVDERDYHVSFVVARELYDELAADGAASRQDRVRVLPLEPSEQAMCRHPVLPVRGFARWWVMRRYLQRTQSEAGHFLSLDHLTLPLALSLGAGGRRLCGILFRPSVHYRALGNYEPTGREWLRDARKAVLYPLMLRNRSLHRVLTLDPYFPTYAQTRYTRGEKVRTVVDPVHPFVNEQPEDRKLADQLPAGRVTLLLFGFLTERKGILALLDALHRLPAEAAGRIGVMIAGKVDPALRDQVHAGLDRLAQDQPRLWIHLEDRRLASGEINALIKESNIILAPYQRFVGSSGVLLWAARAGKPVLTQDLGLLGYLARTHRLGLALDTTNADTLSKGIEYISESEEKSYFDQESAAKYIQYQSPHNFASEIFSSLIGAP, encoded by the coding sequence ATGCATTTCGCCGCCGTCGACGAGCGCGACTACCACGTCTCCTTCGTCGTGGCGCGCGAGCTTTACGATGAGTTGGCCGCCGACGGCGCCGCCAGCCGGCAGGACCGGGTGCGCGTGCTGCCGCTGGAGCCGTCGGAACAGGCGATGTGCCGCCACCCCGTCCTGCCGGTGCGTGGCTTCGCCCGCTGGTGGGTCATGCGCCGCTATCTTCAGCGCACCCAGTCGGAGGCCGGGCACTTCCTGTCGCTGGACCATCTGACCCTGCCCCTGGCCCTGTCGCTGGGCGCCGGCGGCCGCCGGCTGTGCGGCATCCTGTTCCGTCCGTCCGTCCATTACCGCGCCCTGGGCAATTACGAACCCACCGGGCGGGAATGGCTGCGCGACGCGCGCAAGGCGGTACTGTACCCCCTGATGCTGCGCAACCGGTCACTGCACCGCGTGCTGACCCTGGACCCCTATTTCCCCACCTACGCCCAGACGCGCTACACGCGCGGCGAAAAGGTGCGCACGGTGGTCGACCCCGTGCATCCCTTCGTCAATGAACAGCCCGAGGACCGCAAGCTGGCCGACCAGTTGCCGGCGGGCCGGGTGACCCTGCTGCTGTTCGGTTTCCTGACGGAGCGCAAGGGCATCCTGGCCCTGCTGGACGCCCTGCACCGGCTGCCGGCCGAGGCCGCCGGCCGGATCGGCGTCATGATCGCCGGCAAGGTCGATCCGGCCTTGCGCGACCAGGTCCATGCCGGCCTGGACCGGCTGGCCCAGGACCAGCCGCGCCTTTGGATTCATCTGGAGGACAGGCGGCTGGCCAGCGGTGAGATCAACGCCCTGATCAAGGAATCCAACATCATCCTGGCCCCCTACCAGCGCTTCGTCGGGTCCAGCGGCGTGCTGCTGTGGGCGGCGCGCGCCGGCAAGCCGGTCCTGACCCAGGATTTGGGCCTGCTGGGCTATCTGGCGCGCACCCATCGGTTAGGTCTCGCGCTGGATACGACCAATGCCGACACTCTCTCCAAAGGCATAGAATATATATCGGAAAGCGAAGAGAAGAGTTATTTCGATCAGGAGTCGGCCGCGAAGTATATTCAATACCAAAGCCCCCATAACTTCGCGTCAGAAATATTCTCGAGTCTTATCGGCGCCCCCTGA
- a CDS encoding undecaprenyl-phosphate glucose phosphotransferase, translating to MSPCPTPRRRRPSRCPARHGRPLAPSVVTGVVAAGDAVAIAATGLVAAALADGTVARPLFGLALIVGLFVGMHALRLTGAYRFDHLCKAADSLMPLSLAWAATAGGLVVVLNLLGAFDAPMTSWLAIWSLLALAALTTVRLGVCLASGAWQRAGRLTQNVAIVGSGPEGQRLLRHYRATPSDQRNVLGVYDDNRHPHARFCVGYPIRGGLDDLLTEIREGRVDRVILAMPLSDENHALATALDTLSLAPVDVSLCLDQVDIHRQGAGWTEGAGDEPPVLDLLRHPLTGWRAVAKTVEDRVLAAIILAMISPIMLAVAIAIKLESRGPVFFKQKRHGYNNQLIEVYKFRSMYHHMADANAEKLAQRNDPRITRLGRILRRTSLDELPQFINVLRGEMSIVGPRPHAQSAKAGGLLYRDAVERYDSRHRMKPGITGLAQVSGWRGETSTVEHIVKRVEHDLRYIETWTVLGDLKIIARTITSSIFTKNAY from the coding sequence TTGTCACCCTGCCCGACACCCCGGCGGCGACGGCCCAGCCGTTGTCCCGCCCGCCACGGCCGCCCCCTGGCGCCCTCCGTCGTCACCGGCGTGGTGGCGGCCGGCGACGCCGTGGCCATCGCCGCGACCGGCCTGGTCGCGGCCGCCCTGGCCGACGGCACCGTCGCCCGGCCGCTGTTCGGCCTGGCCCTGATCGTCGGACTGTTCGTCGGCATGCACGCCCTGCGCCTGACCGGCGCCTACCGCTTCGACCACCTGTGCAAGGCGGCCGACAGCCTGATGCCCCTGTCGCTGGCCTGGGCCGCCACCGCCGGCGGGCTGGTGGTGGTGCTGAACCTGCTGGGCGCCTTTGATGCGCCCATGACCAGCTGGCTGGCCATCTGGTCCCTGCTGGCCCTGGCCGCCCTGACCACCGTGCGCCTGGGCGTGTGCCTGGCCTCGGGCGCCTGGCAGCGCGCCGGCCGCCTGACCCAGAACGTCGCCATCGTCGGCAGCGGGCCGGAAGGCCAGCGCCTTCTGCGCCACTACCGCGCCACCCCCAGCGACCAGCGCAACGTGCTGGGCGTCTATGACGACAACCGCCATCCGCATGCCCGCTTCTGCGTGGGGTATCCCATCCGCGGCGGCCTGGACGACCTGCTGACGGAAATTCGCGAGGGCCGGGTGGACCGCGTCATCCTGGCCATGCCGCTGTCGGACGAAAACCACGCCCTGGCCACCGCCTTGGACACGCTGAGCCTGGCGCCGGTGGACGTGAGCCTGTGCCTGGACCAGGTGGACATCCACCGCCAGGGGGCGGGCTGGACCGAAGGGGCGGGCGACGAGCCGCCGGTGCTGGACCTGCTGCGCCACCCGTTGACCGGCTGGCGGGCCGTGGCCAAGACGGTGGAGGACCGCGTGCTGGCCGCCATCATTCTGGCCATGATCTCCCCCATCATGCTGGCCGTCGCGATCGCCATCAAGCTGGAGAGCAGGGGCCCGGTCTTCTTCAAGCAGAAGCGCCACGGCTACAATAACCAGTTGATCGAAGTGTACAAGTTCCGGTCCATGTACCACCACATGGCCGATGCCAACGCCGAGAAGCTGGCCCAGCGCAACGATCCCCGCATCACCCGCCTGGGCCGCATCCTGCGCCGCACCAGCCTGGATGAGCTGCCCCAGTTCATCAACGTGCTGCGGGGCGAGATGTCCATCGTCGGCCCCCGCCCGCACGCCCAGTCGGCCAAGGCCGGCGGCCTGCTGTACCGCGACGCGGTGGAACGCTACGACAGCCGCCACCGCATGAAGCCCGGCATCACCGGCCTGGCCCAGGTCAGCGGCTGGCGCGGTGAGACCTCCACGGTGGAGCACATCGTGAAGCGGGTGGAACACGACCTCCGCTACATCGAGACCTGGACGGTACTGGGCGACCTGAAAATCATCGCCCGCACCATCACCAGCAGCATTTTCACCAAGAACGCCTACTGA
- a CDS encoding glycosyltransferase, with translation MDREALRDLPLEGMGYSPSSVPSTHAALLTRAYPPELIGSAPQCADLAEWLTRLGCETTVFTGMPYYPGTEVFAQYKDFKGGHEIMNGVRVERVRTMIPRRGSAKARIMAEASFLLAGLWARASGRLKPRPLVISLCPSILTVALGCLVRQRDGRHVAFIHDIQSGMAKGLNMVSSGGLVKAMRWCERTVLNRVDLIVVLTEHMADQLRELGVTKDIEVFPIWVDTDRLYPEAPVPHTPANDSQSLSLAARLLYSGNFGLKQGLGQVLSMAEDLQRQADDVEIILRGSGSMRPAIEEEIATRALRRVRVTGLLPADELRRGLTEGDIHLVPQEPDAAAFAIPSKIFNIMAVGRPFVATAKPHSPLWHIQERSGAFLCVPPHDTEAFTQAVMRLVRDTALRRELGDRGRRFVEQHYSRSHVLGGFTRRLDALYAK, from the coding sequence ATGGACCGCGAGGCCTTGCGCGACTTGCCGCTGGAGGGGATGGGGTACTCTCCTTCCTCCGTCCCCTCCACCCACGCGGCTCTTTTGACCCGTGCCTATCCGCCGGAACTGATCGGCTCGGCGCCGCAATGCGCCGATCTGGCGGAATGGCTGACGCGACTGGGATGCGAGACCACGGTGTTCACCGGCATGCCCTATTATCCGGGCACCGAAGTCTTCGCCCAGTACAAGGACTTCAAGGGCGGTCATGAGATCATGAACGGTGTGCGCGTGGAACGCGTGCGCACCATGATCCCGCGTCGCGGCTCGGCCAAGGCCCGCATCATGGCCGAGGCCAGCTTCCTGCTGGCGGGGCTGTGGGCCCGGGCGTCGGGCCGGCTGAAGCCCCGGCCCCTGGTGATTTCGCTCTGCCCGTCCATCCTGACCGTGGCCCTGGGCTGCCTGGTCCGCCAGCGCGACGGCCGCCACGTCGCCTTCATCCACGACATCCAGTCCGGCATGGCCAAGGGCCTGAACATGGTGTCCAGCGGCGGGCTGGTGAAGGCCATGCGCTGGTGCGAGCGCACGGTGCTGAACCGCGTGGACCTGATCGTGGTGTTGACCGAGCACATGGCCGACCAGTTGCGCGAACTGGGCGTGACCAAGGATATCGAGGTCTTTCCCATCTGGGTCGACACCGACCGCCTGTATCCCGAAGCCCCCGTCCCCCATACCCCGGCGAACGACAGCCAGAGCCTGTCCCTGGCCGCCCGCCTGCTGTACAGCGGCAACTTCGGCCTGAAGCAGGGCCTGGGCCAGGTGCTGTCGATGGCGGAGGATTTGCAGCGCCAGGCCGACGACGTGGAGATCATCCTGCGCGGCAGCGGCAGCATGCGCCCCGCCATCGAGGAAGAGATCGCGACCCGTGCCCTGCGCCGGGTGCGGGTGACCGGCCTGCTGCCGGCGGATGAACTGCGCCGCGGCCTGACGGAAGGCGACATCCATCTGGTGCCGCAGGAGCCCGACGCCGCCGCCTTCGCCATCCCGTCCAAGATTTTCAACATCATGGCGGTGGGCCGGCCCTTCGTGGCCACGGCCAAGCCGCACAGCCCCCTGTGGCACATCCAGGAGCGCAGCGGCGCCTTCCTCTGCGTGCCGCCGCACGATACCGAAGCCTTCACCCAGGCCGTGATGCGCCTGGTCCGCGACACCGCCCTGCGACGCGAATTGGGCGACCGTGGCCGGCGCTTCGTGGAGCAGCATTATTCCCGTTCCCATGTGCTGGGCGGATTCACCCGCCGGCTGGATGCCCTCTATGCCAAATAA
- a CDS encoding FkbM family methyltransferase, translating to MMLWLEHKYFEHFGESEIRLVRHLCEPGRDAIDVGANEGCYIHFMRPHARRVYAFEPVPWLAARLAAKFGDDVVVYPTALSQDSGMARLHIPMVAGQPDTGLSTLSPTALADKPAQRELKVTASPLDAVYSGDVAFIKIDVEGHEEAVLEGSRLTIARSRPRILVEIEERHSRGSIDRIARFFDAIDYQGYFLHHGKLRTLDHFDVATMQRREDIEGYRPGMPRSQFGDYVNNFLFLPRQESPGTLANITAELAQE from the coding sequence ATGATGCTGTGGCTTGAACATAAGTACTTCGAGCATTTCGGCGAATCCGAAATCCGTCTGGTGCGCCATCTGTGCGAACCCGGGCGCGATGCCATCGACGTGGGCGCCAACGAAGGCTGCTATATCCACTTCATGCGGCCCCATGCCCGGCGCGTCTACGCGTTCGAGCCGGTGCCCTGGCTGGCGGCCCGCCTGGCGGCCAAGTTCGGCGACGATGTCGTGGTCTATCCCACGGCCCTGTCGCAGGACTCCGGCATGGCCCGCCTGCACATCCCCATGGTGGCCGGCCAGCCCGACACGGGCCTGTCCACCCTGTCGCCCACCGCCCTGGCGGACAAGCCGGCCCAGCGTGAGCTGAAGGTGACGGCATCGCCCCTGGACGCCGTCTATTCCGGCGATGTCGCCTTCATCAAGATCGACGTTGAGGGGCATGAGGAGGCGGTGCTGGAAGGCAGCCGCCTGACCATCGCCCGCTCCCGCCCCCGTATCCTGGTGGAGATTGAGGAGCGGCATTCCCGCGGGTCCATCGACCGCATCGCCCGCTTCTTCGACGCCATCGATTACCAGGGATACTTCCTGCATCACGGCAAGCTGCGCACGCTGGATCATTTCGATGTCGCAACCATGCAGCGGCGCGAGGACATCGAAGGTTATCGGCCAGGCATGCCGCGCAGCCAGTTCGGCGACTATGTGAACAACTTCCTGTTCCTGCCCCGCCAGGAATCCCCCGGTACGCTGGCCAACATCACGGCGGAACTGGCGCAGGAATAA
- a CDS encoding glycosyltransferase, with translation MRCLWITLADPDPPHNGQFIYSGGLIGSLAQAGADMAVLGLSRPDGKRSDGDREDAGDGAIAWHLAEHKPRSRWSSLRSPLPNIAHRCGTPDMHARLRHLLATGRWDTVVVDGIGSGWALADIVRQFPNRRQRPKLVYVSHNHEESLRSQLAHNQSNPLKQQAMRFDSAKVTRLERALVGQADLITAITPDDADLYRERFPEKSMAVVTPGYRAVERHKQPISRDLPRRAVIVGSFDWIAKRMNLEEFISVADAIFAANGVELEVVGSGDATFLASMRKRVLATRFTGTVDDVRRHMDEARIALVPERNGGGFKLKVLDYVFNRLPILALKGSVAGVPLEQEESILLYPGHEDLAMGVVQSIDDLDRLNNLQDAAYKACRDSFHWTSRGPQLLSAISAA, from the coding sequence ATGCGCTGCCTCTGGATCACGCTGGCCGACCCCGATCCGCCCCACAACGGACAGTTCATCTATTCCGGCGGGCTGATCGGCAGTTTGGCGCAAGCGGGCGCCGACATGGCGGTGCTGGGCCTCAGCCGCCCGGACGGGAAGCGCAGCGACGGCGACCGTGAGGATGCCGGCGATGGCGCCATCGCCTGGCACCTGGCCGAGCACAAGCCCCGGTCGCGGTGGAGCAGCCTGCGTTCCCCCCTGCCCAACATCGCCCACCGCTGCGGCACGCCCGACATGCATGCCCGGCTGCGCCACCTGTTGGCAACCGGCCGCTGGGACACCGTGGTGGTGGATGGCATCGGGTCCGGTTGGGCGCTGGCCGATATCGTGCGCCAGTTCCCCAATCGGCGCCAACGGCCCAAACTGGTCTACGTTTCCCACAACCACGAGGAATCGCTGCGGTCACAGTTGGCGCATAATCAATCCAACCCGTTGAAACAACAGGCCATGCGGTTTGATTCGGCCAAGGTGACGCGGCTGGAACGGGCACTGGTCGGCCAGGCCGACCTGATCACCGCCATCACCCCCGACGATGCCGACCTGTACCGCGAGCGCTTTCCCGAGAAAAGCATGGCGGTCGTCACCCCCGGCTACCGCGCGGTCGAGCGCCACAAGCAGCCCATCAGCCGCGACCTGCCGCGCCGCGCCGTCATCGTCGGCAGCTTCGACTGGATCGCCAAGCGCATGAACCTGGAAGAGTTCATCAGCGTGGCCGACGCCATCTTCGCCGCCAACGGCGTGGAGCTGGAGGTGGTGGGCAGCGGTGATGCCACGTTCCTGGCCAGCATGCGCAAGCGGGTGCTGGCCACCCGCTTCACCGGCACGGTGGACGACGTGCGCCGCCATATGGATGAGGCCCGCATCGCCCTGGTGCCGGAACGCAACGGCGGCGGCTTCAAGCTGAAGGTCCTGGACTATGTCTTCAACCGCCTGCCCATCCTGGCCCTGAAGGGCTCGGTCGCCGGCGTGCCGCTGGAGCAGGAGGAAAGCATCCTGCTGTATCCGGGGCATGAGGACCTGGCCATGGGCGTGGTGCAGTCCATCGACGATCTGGACCGGCTGAACAACCTTCAGGACGCGGCCTACAAGGCCTGCCGCGACAGTTTCCACTGGACCAGCAGGGGGCCGCAGCTGCTGTCGGCCATCAGTGCCGCATGA